GGAAGTGTGTTGGAGGACTAGAATAGTGCGGGACAGAGGGAGTCAAACCAGGTGCCATCCAGTGCAACCAAAGTTGTGCCTGGTGCATGGTAGCAGCGAAATGGTGTGCTTAGCTCATGCCCTCTCCTCGCACTATGTAGCATCAGTGTTTGCTGCCATCAGCATTTGCTTCCAGGGGAGATTTTGTGCCCTTATGCACCTCACCATGCACACATGACTTGGTTGGAGGAAATATGATGTGGGTATGGGACCCCAGCAGCAGTTTCTTAACCAGTATGGTATACAACCTCAGTCCTGCCTGCTGAACTTAACTGACTGAAACCAATTCCATTGGTTTCACTGGGTTGGCCTTTTCTATCTCTTAAATAAGCAACAAAGTCAATTTTAGTCTAGTAATAAAGTCCTTGTTCATAAGGAGAataaaactgatgaaaaaagaaaggaatgaaaagggATACCAGGTTTTTCTCTGGGAAGTAAAAGGTCCCCAGCGTATTTGAACTGATTCAAGAACCTATGAAGTAAAGCAGAGAAGACATCAAAGTACAGAGACAGAATTAACTCAGCAAAAAGGAGGTTGAAACAATCCACAGaggaaaatacagaacattGTCACAAGTTCAGAAGTAGCAAATTTTCCACGGGAAAGTTGACCAGTTTTAAACTGATGTTAAGTTATTTAAACTATCTAGTTTTCCACAAAGCTGTTCCTGTAGTTTTGATCGGTACACAAAATTTCTCAGAAAAGTTGCAAGACATGACAAGCAACTAAATTGTACTTCCTAATTTCTGCAAATAAGGcaatttacttatttattaCAAAAGCTATTTGGAGTTGAAACAAGCTGAATGCATTCTGAAATGCTATGGAGTTTCCCTTACAACAAAAAATTGCTTTAGTTTTAATTTATActgtcttgtttgtttttatttttttcccaacgGCAAATCAtagcaattatttaaaaagaaaaaaaaactatcTCAAAACTGAACAAACCATAGCTAAATCCGTAAGTATTTGACATTAATATCTCTGTGTATTACTTGCCAACACTACATTACATTTCAGCTTGCCTCGACCATGCAGAATTTAAAAGATGGATATGTTTATGAGCATACCACATAGCACAGACCATGGAAGAACTTACATGAGGTCTTTCTAtagtgaaggggaaaaaagtctaCATatctgtgtatggtgcttggtCCCTAAATCTTGGCAAGGATACCTGTGTCTGGGGCCCTTGGTTGTTTTAGAGGCTGCACTTCCTTCTCTTGCCGTGGACACAGAAGAggaagggacccccaaaatcctcttGTATCATGCACTAAGAAGGGGGCATGAGTTCCACTCACTTGCAGGTAGGCAGGATGGTTGGTGGTTGCTACTAAGATAAGGGATTTCTTGCCATTGTGTCGACGTCTGTGAACCACCTTTGACAGACTGGGGAAGACTTTACGAGGCTTAATCTATCTGGAAGACTAAAGGATGTTAAGGACGAGCCTTGTTTCCTCTCAGCAGTGAACAGAGCTGAGTATTAGAGCCCTCTAGTGAGGTTTCTCGGAGTGGATCCCCGCCTCCAGCCCGTGGGGCCGAAGGAGTCACTTTCCTTCCTCGGGGAGAACCGAAATTCCCTTTGGTGCTGCGGGAGATGGCGGGCGGTTTGTTCCCCTCAGGAAAAGGTCCCGCGGGAGCGCCGATCACCTGCGCCGCCGCCACCTGAGCGGCCCAGAGATGCCGGCGGTGCCCCGGCCCGGGACCCCCCGGGCACGGAGGGTGCCTGCTCTCGGCCCCTGCGGCGGGGATCGCGCACCCACAGCGACAGGAGCGTGGCGGAGCCCCCGGAGCTGtctgctgcctggggagggaaggcaagagggaagggagggcagCCTCTTCCTAAAAATACTCCCCGGTCAAATCCCCGTgaggcagggatggagatggTAACGAAAATGCCTTGAATCGGTAGGAACAGTGAACAATCTTCGTGCTTTCCTCATCATCTTGGAATAATCAGCGGAATTAACTGAGGTCGAGGAAACAGGCTCTTGGGTTAGTTGTGGGAGGCTGTGAGAATAGGGGGTAGCCATTAAAAGAAACATGATCGCTATTCATCAACTCggaagaggggaaaggaggagggaaaaaagagaccTTCGTGGCTGGAGCTCATACCAACCTGGTCTATCTCTGATCAAGAAGATCCCTGGAAACAAGAAGTTTACAAATATTGTCAAATTGATGCTTGTAGTGTGATTTAAGTTGTCAATCCCGCAGAAGCCCACCAGAAGTTTGGATTCAATAGCCTGCATTTCTGGCTGGTTATTGCCAATCCCCTAAGGCAGAAAgcgctctctctctctgtctttattttaacCATATGTgccttttgttgttgttgttgtcttGTCTGTTAGCAGTGCACTGTGTGCTGAGAGAGTCCCCTTGTGCCGCGGAGCATCTGAGGCGGTCCCCGCAGCCGGGAGTGGGGCGGGGGCTGGGTGGGCACCAGCTCAGgcccccctcctgctccccccggTCCTCCCCCCAGCCGTCTATGTACTCCGCGGGATCTGTGGAGGAGCCGCGGAGGGGGAACACCCCAAATAAATATCGATGCTGGGGGTAACGGGCGTGAGGGTGCTGATGGCAGAAGTGGGTGAAAACTCTCAGCCCCTCGCCCTAGACGGAGAAAggataatataaaaataatctgcACCGGCCGCATTAATCGGCTGGGGGGGCTATCGTGTTTCGTGGGGCGCTCGGGAGGTTACAGCGCCTTGAGCTGGGAACACAGTGCCGCCCCCGGAGTCCCATTTCACCGGGGGGCGGCCGGGAGGCGGGGGCGGGAAGGTTCACCGAGGCCAGATCAGTCCCATCAGGCCCCCATCAGGCCCATCTCCTAATTAATACATCTCTTGCGAAGATGTTACTCGAGCGTCTCTGGTCCAGCCGGTGGGGGAAAGGCTCCGTGCTGGAGAGGAGCGGCGGAGCTGCgggcgcggggagcggggcgggtCCGGGGGACAGAAGCGCCGCTCCCGTCGGCTCCCAGCAGAGTCCCCCCAGTCCCCAGCACCCCGCTCCGCACCCACCAGCGTTCTCTTTCAAGCGGAGTTTGTTAGCATAATCGAGTTACTCGCTACATATCTGAAATCCTTGACCCGTCCCCTTGAGGAACGGTGCATTGCGTGCAGCGAAAGCTTTGAATTATTCCTTTCTCCCCAAATCAGAGAACAACAAGCAATTGTTGTTTGTCTTAATTTAGTTATGTGCAATGATCGTCTgctgtgttctttttttcagtcGAGACAGAATCATAGTGCTATCTCTGATGGGATAGATTCGGGTTTTAAACAAAacgcaaaaataaataaaagcgtGAATAAATAGCGTGAGGGCGGGGGGGAACAACCCGCGGATCCGGGTTGCAAAACTGCCTCTGGGAATCACGGGTGAGCTTTGGCCCCCTAAAGGAGCCCTAGTCTCGCCACGGAAAAACGTGTGAGCCCGGGGAAACTGAGCTGAGCCCCAGAGTTGGCGAGTGTGGGGCAGGTAGGCCCAGTATCACGGCAAAGGTCGCTatgattcatttaaaaaaaaaaaaaaaaaaaaaaacagaaaaacctaGCCAGAGTAGCACAGCTTAATTGCGGCAGGCTTTCGGTCTCAGTAAACCCCACCGGTTTTAAGGGGAAAGCATATTGCCGTGCcatcaaaaggaaagaaaaaattcttgtaaatttaaaaaaaaaaaaaaaaagaaataaagaaagaaaaaaaaggaaagaaataaaggaaagaaagaaacgAAAACTTGGAGTTGTCTGTCATTTTTTTTGCTCTCGCTACAGTTCTCGCCACGGTAGTGGACATCTGCGAGGAAGATGTGTTTTTTTCTGGCATGTGAAAGTTGTGGGGTTTACCATTTTTTCGCTACCCTTGCCGATAAAAGCGCCCTTAGAGGGgccctgtctccctgccctgcccacgGTGGAGCCGAGGCTGGCTGGCAGGAGCGAACGTGTCCACAGCCCTGTGAGAGCGGGTGACAGGTTTGTCCCGAGCTCAGCTCGGTGAAAAGGATGAGGGGCTCCCCAAAGGCAGTGGTCGAGGAGGCTGGCGGAAAGGTGTCCGGCAGGAGCTTGGGTGAATCGGCTCCCGTCTTTAACAGCAACGATGCGGGCCTGTAGCCTCCCACCACGGGCTGTTGTCTACAAGGGGACGGTGAAGGCAGAGCCGAAAAGGCGATTTCCAGATAATTGTAGCTCTACTTAGGCACTCACTCGTGAGCACGGAGCAGTTCCGGGCAAGGAAAGGCTCCTCGCAAGAAAACGGGCCGCCCACACCCCATTCCTCATTCAGTCTGCTTCACAGCTAATGAAAGGAGCGTCACGATAAAAACCACCTTTTTATTTCACTCGTGTTTCCCAAAGATCGTGTTGACACTGACGGTCTCGCACTCTGCTGCGGGGAGGGGTGAGGCGCTTCCCGCGCGGGGCCTCGGCAAAGTGACAGCCGTGCCCGGACCGGGATGAAACCCTGGCCTTCTCCGCccggcggcagcggggctgAGCAAATATTTGGGTCGGCTCAGCAAAAACTTTCCACGACACCTAAAGGGGAGAGAactggcagcagccaggagaaacGATCTCGTCGGTCCGGGGGCAAACGTGAGCAGGCGATTCGCTCCTCCTGCTCTGAAATATAATGGCAGGGAACGAGAGCCTTcacaaatgccaaaaaaaacTCCTCTCCCGGTCGCCTGTTTCCCTCGCAAGGCTCTACACTGCGATTCGCCCCGTGCCGCGGCTTTGCAGCCAGTATCTTCTCTGACTTCCAGCAAGTAGGaaagtttttctctttccctaaAGATAAAAGCAGTTATGCAGAATTTGGATCCAGATGTCACTAATTTACAATTGCTCTAGGACGCAAGCTGATACAGGGTGCCCGGGAAGGGGGtagccctgcctctgcccagctctctgGGAAGTGAATTTACGTTTACATTCAAGCTGCAGCCCGGCTGAAGCAGCCTAAAGTGAAAGCGCCTGCGGAGGAGCTGGAGTGTAAGCCCTGTACTCACATTTTAGGGTACTAAGAAGACTCTTTTTCAGGTCTAAATCTATGCAACAGGTTTTGGCATCTCCCTTCCAGCTAGGGCTAACAGCTGCTCCCGTTCAGATTCAACCACTGTAGTTGTGAGAcggaaggagaggaagaggaatcAGGTATATATATCCCTAATAAACGTGGGGCGACCGAGCATGGTAGCGGGGAGGCGGGAGACACAGCTCAGACCTCGCTAGCACTTTTCATTATTTCCACGGTCCCCATTCCGGGAGGGAGCGGAAGGCACACGGTGTGTGCGCGCAGAGGTCGGGGACAGGAGAGGGGATTTgtgtttctgttgctgtttctgCTCAGAGCAGTGTTTGAAGGGGAGCGGTTGTCCCATCCCGTCACTGCTCGCTACAGCTGCGGCCGTGAACTATCCGGCAGCTTAGGTCGGCTAGGAAGCGCTGGGGTTGGGATGCTTTCGTTTACAAACAAGCACAGTTTGAATCCTGCGGAGATCGGCCGGAATCGAGGCACTAAACGGTCGAGAGCTCATTTTGTAAAGGAACGGAGGGACCATCATGCGAGGGGGCTTTACCGACCCATCACCAACATGCCCGATTTTGTTTTAAACGAATTTGAGTTGTTCTTTTCTCGACCTGAAAAAGAAGCCTCTATTTTCCATCCCCGGAGGAACCAGGGCGGGAACCGCCCGCTTGCCACTGTTTCCTTACGGCAGCACTCGTGAGAATGCCGGCCGGACAGGTAGGAGGACACGCAGCTTCCATAGCGGAGTGCACTCGAGAAAGTACGAGCATACGCCGCGGATCTGCACAAGTGTTCGGACATGCTGGGAGCTGGACACGGTTGATCCGCTGCCCCCTACCCCGCCCTCTTCCTCCTactcctcctgcctccctcccccgCCGCATTTCCCCTGGCCGCAGCCCTGGCGCGGCTCCtcgccgggagccgccgccgccgggagccgccgggcTGCGCGCCGCCGCCCCAGCCTCGCCTTCCCCCGGGGACGGCCGCTGCTCCCGCCCGGGCCGGCACGGAGGCTCGGTCCGGCTGCCGCGGAGGCTCAGGCTGAGAGGCGGGAAGCCGCAGTCCGGTCTCTTGTGGCTTCGCTAAATCCCTGACGCGCCGGGGCGGCTGAAAAGGTACCGTGGCAGGAACCCACAATTGCAGAGACCTCTCCTGTCAGGACTGCAAACAGCGTAGAAAGAGCTTGTGGGATTAATCATTGTTTCTCAGCAAAAGGGGAACATAACAGGCCATGGAAGGCACCCTGAGTTTGTGGCCGGGAGGCTCCTCCCGAGTGCCCTCACCTGGGCGATCCCCGGCGCCAGCCTCCGCCCCGGCGGTCCCGTTTGGCCGCCACCCCGTGCGCCGCTCCCGAGAAGGCACCGCGGCTCCCTTAACCCGCTCATCGCACCCTCTCCCTCGACCTTGCAGCTTGCACAACCTCTCTCCCTCGCCTTTCACTTTGTGTAGACCGATAAGGGACGGGAAACAAGGCGAGTCCCTGCCACACAGAGTCGGTAAACTTAAAACGCCGTGTGCAAAGGGCACGCGTGGGTGATAAGGGTCCGTTTAATCAAGCGAAGTGTCTCTAACTTTTGCACTTTTACGCGTGTTCCTCTCCTGGATGAAACACCCCTACACGCTCTTGGAAATCGAGCATAAATAAATGTGCAGCATCCCGTGATCACAGATGCCAGCGCCCTTCACGCCGGAGCGTGGTGGGGCACGGCCGGCTATTCATGGAGAGGCAATCCCTCTCCGGCCCCGTATCATCGTGCCTTCTTCTCGCTCCCGGGCAGGTACGAGAAGCGTAATGGGATCCCAGGTCATGAACAGGGTCTCCATTGTACATGAGAGGCCCCTTCCTTATAAAACTCTCTTAACAGTGGTTACTGGgcgctggggaggggggctATAAGGGAACGTATTTAGAAATAAAGTTTTCTGCAAGGGCCGGAGACGGGCTTTTCCCCCCAACCGCAGCCGCGGGTGCCAGGGACGGCAAAGCCCGCTGTCCAGAGCGGCAGGGCCGGGATGGGGCTGCGGGATCCAGACGGGGCGGAGGGGCCCGGCCGGGACGACGGCTCCGTCCCGCCGCGCCGCAGTGCCCTGCGGCGAGGAGCAGGGGCCCGGGCTCCGCGCTTTGGCGCTCCCCCTCTCCCCCGATGGGCGCCTGCAGCGTCAATCACGACGGAAATTTCTCCCTCGCTAGCTAATATCTCAGCTCGCAGGGCCGCCTCTGAGTGGATCTGAGCAATCTGTCAGCCCAGCCGGGGAGCCACCTCAAAACAGATCGGGTTACCCCTGATTGACAGCGTCACCATGGCAAATAATTTGACTAAAACTATTGTCTTCTCCTGGCAGTCCCCGGGTCAGATAACCGGACCAATCACAGCGCGGATAATCACTTTTCATGCCAGCTTAGaataatattattaaaaaaaaaaaaaaaaaggagagagagaaagaaaggggggGGAACTCCGAGAGGGAGAGGAGCGAGTGAGCAGGACTTTAGCACTATATTATGTGGGATCTGGcgttggggggtggggggggaagcAGGGAGATCCCAAACCGGCGGCCgaggggggtgggggtgtgAGAGCCGCGGCCGCTGCGAGCGCTGCAGATAGGAGACAAAAGAGGCACGAAGTTACTCTCGCAACTTGGACTTACAAAAACGAGGCGGCGGCCGGGGGGAAAAGTCGCCCGCGCTCGGGCTCTCGAGACTTTTTTCGTCGCTCTTCGCATTTTTTCCCCGGCTCCCGCGaccgccccggggccgggcgccGCCGATGGCCGCGGCCCCCCGCGCCCGGCCGTGACGCCCAAGCGGGCCCCGCcgggcgccgccgccccggggccGGCCCCGCATGCCGGGCGCtgcccgccgccccgcgccgctccccTCTATGCGGCCGTAGGGCGCGCGGCGGGGCAGGGCTCACCATGTCGATGCTCCCGACTTTTGGCTTCACCCAAGAGCAAGTGGCCTGCGTCTGCGAGGTGCTCCAGCAAGGCGGCAACATCGAGCGGCTGGGGCGGTTCCTCTGGTCCCTCCCTGCCTGCGAGCACCTCCACAAGAACGAGAGCGTCCTGAAGGCCAAGGCGGTGGTGGCCTTCCACCGGGGCAACTTCCGCGAGCTCTACAAGATCCTGGAGAGCCACCAGTTCTCGGCGCACAACCACCccaagctgcagcagctctggctgaaggCGCACTACATCGAGGCGGAGAAGCTGCGGGGGCGACCCCTAGGGGCGGTGGGCAAGTACCGGGTGCGCCGCAAGTTCCCGCTGCCCCGCTCCATCTGGGACGGCGAGGAGACCAGCTACTGCTTCAAGGAGAAGAGCCGCAGCGTCCTCCGAGAGTGGTACGCCCACAACCCCTACCCGTCCCCCCGCGAGAAGCGGGAGCTGGCCGAGGCCACCGGCCTCACCACCACCCAGGTCAGCAACTGGTTCAAGAACCGCCGGCAGCGGGACCGCGCCGCCGAGGCCAAGGAAAGGTACGGCTCCCCACGGCTCCCCCGACGCCCGCGGCTCCCCGACCCCGGTGGTGGTCCCGAGCCTTCCTCTCTGTCCCGGCCCCTGCTGCGAAAGGCCCGCCGGGAGGGGACGGGCTCTCCGCCTGGGGGGCGCCCAGAGAACCAGAGGCGAGCGAGCTGGGCGCTCGGCGAAGGCGTCTGTCCGGCAAAAGTAGCCCCGGGAAAGGCGGCCGAGACCCCTTCCCCACGGACACCCCACTCCCCGCACAGCcggcgcggcggccccggggcagcCCGTGCTGCCCGGGGCGCTTCACTAGGGCCGGCGGCGACTCCTGGTTAAGCAGCGTTGCCGCCTCCTCCCCGCCGCAACCCGCTGTGGAGCCCAGCCAGGCGCCGTGGCCGGAGGTGCCCGTGCGGGTCCGCGGCCCGTCGGGAGAGGCCGGCGGCTGCGGGGCCTAAGGACAAGGGCTCCGCACCCCGCACAGCTCAGAGCGTGTCCTTGAGGGTTACCCCGGTGCAGAAAGGGACAGCCGGGGGGCAGCCGGCAACGCGTGGGTCTGAACTCTGGTAGCAAACATGTCCTCTGTCGTGGTCTCCTGGCGTGCGGCCGGAGACCTGGACA
The DNA window shown above is from Corvus hawaiiensis isolate bCorHaw1 chromosome 3, bCorHaw1.pri.cur, whole genome shotgun sequence and carries:
- the SIX2 gene encoding homeobox protein SIX2, whose amino-acid sequence is MSMLPTFGFTQEQVACVCEVLQQGGNIERLGRFLWSLPACEHLHKNESVLKAKAVVAFHRGNFRELYKILESHQFSAHNHPKLQQLWLKAHYIEAEKLRGRPLGAVGKYRVRRKFPLPRSIWDGEETSYCFKEKSRSVLREWYAHNPYPSPREKRELAEATGLTTTQVSNWFKNRRQRDRAAEAKERENNENSNSNSHNPLSASMNGNKTVLGSSEDEKTPSGTPDHTSSSPALLLSSNPGLQPLHGLGHPQGPSAIPVPSADPMHHHSLQDSILNPMSSNLVDLGS